A portion of the Calothrix sp. 336/3 genome contains these proteins:
- a CDS encoding O-antigen ligase — protein MSSLLKIAEKIFVVLTLFLSTTALIPVLVEKEDVGITSDPYSPILFMGVYLITGILVWKRQQTFIFFAQKNIWIWLLVGVALASIFWTVAPDITPRRSFLLLGTTVFGVYLAMRYSLREQLELLGWAFSLIIILSFIFAIALPKYGVMTFQEDGIHGGAWRGIMSHKNILGRTMVLSSLVFFFLAISKLVSHPKHRWFAWGGYILSLLLILLSTSKSALIISICTTLTIPLYRTWRSKYTRLIPTAILAILVMGSGAILLLDNLPIVASAIGKDLTLTGRTDIWNLMLDLIQQRPLFGYGFNAFWRDWDSEVTAYLWRNLEWECPYGHNGFMDLLAELGISGLGLFIISYINTYIRSIRYLCLTKYSESIFPLIYLTFLLIYNITESTLVTTNSIFWILYVSMIFSVAFEYEQAKNFQLVGENLTIMDMENSQP, from the coding sequence ATGTCAAGTTTACTGAAAATTGCTGAGAAGATATTTGTTGTCCTCACCTTATTTTTATCAACTACAGCACTAATACCTGTTTTAGTAGAAAAAGAGGATGTAGGTATAACTTCTGACCCCTATAGTCCCATATTATTTATGGGTGTATACCTGATTACAGGAATTTTGGTTTGGAAAAGACAGCAAACTTTTATATTCTTTGCTCAGAAAAATATTTGGATTTGGTTACTAGTAGGAGTTGCTTTAGCATCAATATTTTGGACAGTTGCTCCAGATATTACCCCTCGTAGAAGTTTTTTGTTGCTAGGAACAACGGTTTTTGGGGTTTATTTAGCAATGCGTTATAGCTTACGAGAGCAATTAGAATTACTAGGGTGGGCATTTAGTTTAATCATTATTCTCAGTTTTATTTTTGCGATCGCCCTACCTAAATACGGTGTCATGACTTTCCAAGAAGATGGCATTCACGGTGGTGCTTGGCGTGGTATTATGTCCCACAAAAATATTCTGGGAAGAACGATGGTACTCAGTAGTTTAGTATTTTTCTTCCTTGCTATCAGTAAATTAGTTTCTCATCCTAAACATCGCTGGTTCGCTTGGGGAGGTTATATCCTTTCACTTTTGTTAATTCTTCTTTCCACCTCCAAGTCTGCTCTGATTATTAGTATTTGTACTACATTAACTATTCCTCTATATCGTACCTGGAGAAGTAAGTACACCCGACTTATTCCTACAGCTATTCTGGCGATTTTAGTCATGGGTAGTGGTGCCATTTTACTCCTAGATAATTTACCAATTGTAGCCAGTGCCATTGGCAAAGATTTAACACTCACAGGGCGTACAGATATTTGGAATTTAATGTTAGATTTAATTCAACAACGTCCTCTCTTTGGTTATGGATTTAATGCATTTTGGCGCGACTGGGATAGTGAGGTGACTGCCTATTTATGGCGGAATCTAGAGTGGGAATGTCCTTATGGACATAATGGCTTTATGGATTTACTCGCAGAATTAGGTATTAGTGGTTTAGGATTATTTATTATCAGTTATATTAATACTTATATTCGCAGTATTAGATATCTATGCTTAACTAAATATAGCGAAAGTATTTTCCCTCTGATCTATCTGACTTTTTTATTAATTTATAATATTACTGAAAGTACTCTGGTGACAACAAATAGTATTTTTTGGATTCTTTATGTCTCAATGATTTTCTCTGTTGCCTTTGAATATGAGCAAGCAAAGAACTTCCAACTTGTAGGAGAAAATCTGACAATCATGGATATGGAGAATTCTCAACCATAA
- a CDS encoding glycosyltransferase, which produces MKITVICHDVPYPAIHGGRVDMWHRIKALAKLDVEIQLICWHKEALLAKDIQVINEYVDSFHHIQYESGVFALLFKFWSLRKFPLEIASRIISGKKLEYLISQVEKFQPDIIWLDGIHGGELAKTLAQKLNIPLVTRCHNIEHIYNQKLYASATGMGKLKKYLSTLHLEEYEKNILRISHQFYDISNDDLQFWQQQGFHNGNYLPPILDVSSENDVADINNSLIPSEYDIIFMGNLYTHNNVAGVSWFLSEVLPIVRKTLPDIKVLIAGSKPTATILEICNQVKVSLKINPISTTEIYNSGNIFINPVLTGSGVSIKSIEMLSYGKPIISTNQGIAGLPTELKQYFTVANNAIDFADKILYHYNNLSVQKLNIEPKVISEYLGIEVIKKLLSNLP; this is translated from the coding sequence ATGAAAATAACTGTAATTTGTCACGACGTTCCCTATCCTGCTATCCATGGAGGTAGAGTGGATATGTGGCACCGTATCAAAGCTTTAGCCAAACTAGATGTAGAAATACAATTAATTTGTTGGCATAAAGAAGCTTTACTAGCAAAAGATATACAGGTAATTAATGAATATGTTGATAGCTTTCATCATATTCAATATGAATCAGGAGTTTTTGCTTTATTATTCAAGTTCTGGAGTCTACGCAAATTTCCTCTAGAAATAGCCTCGCGAATTATTTCTGGAAAGAAGCTAGAATATCTTATTTCTCAAGTTGAAAAATTTCAGCCAGACATTATCTGGTTAGATGGAATTCATGGTGGAGAATTAGCTAAAACTTTAGCTCAAAAACTCAATATACCTTTAGTGACGCGATGTCATAATATTGAGCATATTTATAATCAAAAATTATATGCATCAGCAACTGGTATGGGTAAGCTGAAAAAATATTTATCAACTTTACATTTAGAAGAATATGAAAAGAATATCCTGCGAATAAGTCACCAATTTTATGATATATCAAATGATGATTTACAATTTTGGCAACAACAAGGATTCCATAATGGAAATTACTTGCCACCCATCCTTGATGTGAGTTCTGAAAATGATGTTGCAGATATTAATAATTCTCTGATTCCATCTGAATATGACATCATTTTTATGGGTAATCTCTACACCCATAATAACGTTGCTGGGGTATCTTGGTTTTTAAGCGAAGTCTTGCCAATCGTCAGAAAAACGCTACCTGATATCAAAGTTTTAATTGCTGGCTCTAAACCTACCGCTACAATTTTAGAAATCTGTAATCAAGTCAAAGTCAGTTTAAAAATTAACCCAATTTCAACTACCGAAATCTACAATTCAGGAAACATATTTATCAATCCAGTTTTAACAGGTAGTGGAGTTAGTATTAAATCTATCGAAATGTTGAGCTATGGAAAGCCAATTATTTCTACCAATCAAGGGATTGCGGGATTACCAACAGAACTCAAGCAATATTTTACAGTTGCTAATAATGCCATTGATTTTGCTGACAAAATCTTGTATCACTACAATAATTTATCTGTTCAAAAACTCAATATAGAACCCAAAGTGATATCTGAATATTTGGGAATTGAAGTCATTAAAAAACTTTTATCTAATTTGCCATGA